DNA sequence from the Paenibacillus physcomitrellae genome:
AAGCTGGCGCACAAGAACCGTTCGCTCGACCGGGCACTGAAATCTCCGGTGCAATCGGAAATTTATGAGCAGCTTGCCAGAGATTTCGTTGCTGTGGAAGAAGAGTTTATCAACTCCCGGAACGGGAGCGAAGACGATGAGTAACAAAGCTTTGTCGCAGCTTGGGCTGGCCATGCGTGCCGGCAAGGTGATATCGGGGGATGAAATTGTAACCAAATCCATCCGCTCATCCGAAGCAAAGCTGGTCATTGTGGCCGGTGATGCTTCACTCAATACACGTAAGAAATTCCGCGATAAATGCGGAACTTATCAAGTTCCTTTGCTGATTGGATTTGATCGGGAAAGCCTTGGAGCCAGCGTGGGCAAGCCGGAAAGGGTGGTGCTCGCGCTGACGGATCAAGGATTCGCAAACTTATTGCGTAAAACCGTGAGTATGACGTCGGAGGTGGAGTATATTGAGTAAACAAGAGAACAAAGATAAACTAAGAGTGTACGAATATGCCAAGTCGCTGAATATGAGCAGCAAGGAAATTATTACGATTCTTAAACGCCTGGATATTCCTGTGAACAATCACATGAGTGTTATGGAGAATGACACGGTCTCCAGGGTGGAACAATTTTTTAAAGATATCAAAAATAATGCAGCAGCCAAACGTGACGGCGCTGCCGCTTCAAGCGGAGGATCGGCAAAAGCGGCCGCTGCCTCTTCTTCAGGCAGTGAAGGCAAAGCGGGATCGAAATCCGCGGCGTCTGCCAGCAATGACCACACCGCTATAACAAGCGCGAGTAACAACAAAAATCAATCAGAAAAGCAGGTAAGCATGAATAACAATAAAACGCCAAATCAAACGAAGAGCGCCGGAGTGGCGACACAGACCAGAAATAGTCAATCTAACGGAAACAGTCAGAATAACAGCGGAAATCGACCATCTTCCCAAGGTGGAGATCGTCAAGGTTCCGCACGTCCGCAAGGACAAAATAACCGTCCGAACCAGGGCGGCGGTCAAAACCGCGGCGGCCGCCCAACTCAGGGTGGAGGCCAAGGCGGAAGCCGTCCGTCGCAAGGTGGCGGACAGGGGGGTACAAACCGTCCTCAGTCCTCTGCAAACCGCAGCGGCGGAGATGCCTCTCGTTCAGGCTCCGCGCAGGACAGACCAAGACGCGATGGCGGTGGCGGCAATAACCGCGGCGGCGGCCAGAAACGTTTTGAAGATGGCAACAAAGGTGGTTTCCGCGGGGGCAACAACCGTGGCGGCAATAACCGCGGCCGCGGCGGAAGAGGCGGTCAGCAGCAGGAAAGACGCGAGAAGATCGACAATACGCCTAAGAAAATCATCGTCCGCGGTGAAATGACCGTAGGCGAAACGGCTAAACTGCTCCATAAAGATGCTTCCGAAGTGATCAAGAAGCTTATCTCCTTAGGCGTTATGGCGACGATCAACCAAGAGCTGGATATGGATACAATTCTGCTTCTTGCTGGTGATTTCGGCGTGGAAGTAGAAGTCAAAATCCCGGTTGAAGACGACCGCTTTGAAACTGTAGAAGAAAACGACGACCCGGCCGATTTGGAAGTTCGTCCGCCAGTCGTAACGATCATGGGTCACGTTGACCATGGTAAAACGACTTTGCTGGATACTATCCGCTCTACCAGCGTAACCGCTGGCGAGGCCGGCGGCATCACCCAGCATATCGGTGCTTATCAGGTCGAAATTAACCATAAGAAAATCACGTTCCTCGATACACCGGGCCACGAAGCCTTTACGGCTATGCGTGCGCGTGGTGCCCAGGTAACGGATATGACGATTATCGTGGTAGCGGCCGATGACGGCGTTATGCCGCAGACCGTCGAAGCGATCAACCATGCGAAAGCGGCAGGCCTGCCGATTATCGTAGCGGTCAACAAAATCGACAAACCGGGCGCTAATCCGGACAAAGTTAAACAGGAACTTACGGAATATGAACTGGTTCCGGAAGAATGGGGCGGCGATACGATCTTTGTTAACGTTTCTGCTAAACAGAAGCTCGGAATTGAAGAACTGCTCGAAATGATTCTGCTGGTAGCAGAAGTGAACGAATACAAAGCTAACCCTAACAAACGTGCCAGAGGTACGGTTATCGAAGCCGAGCTGGATAAAGGCCGCGGTCCTGTAGCCCGCGTGCTCGTACAGCACGGTACGCTGAAGATCGGTGACGCGTTTGTAGCCGGCAACTGCTTCGGACGCGTGCGCGCCATGGTCAACGACAAAGGCCGTCGTCTGAAAGAAGCAGGACCTTCTACTCCGGTAGAAATCACCGGTTTGACTGAGGTTCCTGGCGCGGGCGATCCGTTTATGGTGTTCGAGGATGAGCGCAAAGCGCGTTCCATCGCCGACAAACGTTCGATCACTCATCGTCAGTCCGAACTCAGCAGCAATACCCGCGTTACGCTGGATGATCTGTTTAATGCGATCAAGGAAGGCGAAATCAAAGATTTGAACGTAATCATCAAAGGTGACGTTCAGGGTTCGGTTGAAGCCTTGAAGAGCTCCCTCGCCAAGATCGAAGTTGAAGGCGTACGCGTTAAGATCATTCACAGCGGTGCAGGTGCAATCACTGAATCCGATATTATCCTGGCGGCAGCTTCCAACGCTATCGTAATCGGCTTTAACGTTCGTCCGGAAGCTCAGGCGAAAGCGACAGCTGAGCAGGAGAAAGTGGATATTCGTCTGCATCGCGTTATCTACAACGTGATCGAGGAAATCGAACAGGCGATGAAGGGCATGCTGGATCCGGTCTTCAAGGAATCCGTTATCGGCCATGCCGAAGTGCGTAACACCTTTAAAATCAGCAAAGTCGGAACGATTGCCGGTTGTATGGTTACCTCCGGTAAGATTTCCCGCTCTGCCGAAGCCCGCTTGATCCGCGACGGCATTGTTATCTTTGAAGGCAAGATCGATTCCCTCAAACGCTACAAAGACGATGCCAAAGAGGTTGCACAAGGTTACGAGTGCGGCATTACGCTCGACGGCTATAACGACCTCAAAGAGGGCGACACTATCGAGGCATTCATTATGGAAGAGGTTAAACATTAATCTCGGCTATTTTCCGGGGAACGCTTGGACATGATATTTAAAAATGCGGTTTGACCGCTTTGATGAGCACCGGCTGAAAGTACGGCCGGTGCTTTCAAGATAGATAAAGAGGTGTTATTGATGGCAAATAATCGTCCTGGCCGTGTTGGCGAACAAATCAAAAAGGAGCTCAGCCTGCTGATTCAAAGCGAGCTGAAAGACCCGCGCATCGGTTTCGTAACCGTAACGGGCGTTGATGTGACCAACGATTTGTCTCAGGCTAAAGTTTACCTCAGCGTGTTTGGCAGCGAGGAAGAGAAACAGGCGTCACTCAAAGGCATTGAAAGAGCCAGCGGATTTCTGCGCAGTGAGCTTGGGAAATTAATCCGCTTGCGTCATACGCCGGAGCTGATCTTCAAATTCGACGAATCGATCCAATACGGCAGCCATATTGAGAAGCTGCTCGGCGAGATTACGAAGGAAGATAAATAAAAGGTAATAAAGGAGAGGGCTATGCAGATTAGCGAACCGGAATTCCAGAGTGCTGTTGATTACATCAAGAAGCACGACGATTTTCTTATCGTATCGCATGTGCAGCCCGACGGAGATGCAGTCAGCTCTACCCTTGCGGTAGGCTGGCTTCTCTCATGTCTGGGCAAAAATTATGTTATGGTCAATGAAGGGCCTATCCCGCGCCGGATGTCCTTTCTGTGGCATGCCGATCAAATTGTGGACCTTTCATCGCAGCCTCTTTCACGTACATACAAACACGTGATTTGCGTCGATTGCGCAGATTTCAAGAGAGTGGGCGCAACCATGGAATATTTTGCTGAAGACGCGG
Encoded proteins:
- the rbfA gene encoding 30S ribosome-binding factor RbfA, with protein sequence MANNRPGRVGEQIKKELSLLIQSELKDPRIGFVTVTGVDVTNDLSQAKVYLSVFGSEEEKQASLKGIERASGFLRSELGKLIRLRHTPELIFKFDESIQYGSHIEKLLGEITKEDK
- the infB gene encoding translation initiation factor IF-2 — its product is MSKQENKDKLRVYEYAKSLNMSSKEIITILKRLDIPVNNHMSVMENDTVSRVEQFFKDIKNNAAAKRDGAAASSGGSAKAAAASSSGSEGKAGSKSAASASNDHTAITSASNNKNQSEKQVSMNNNKTPNQTKSAGVATQTRNSQSNGNSQNNSGNRPSSQGGDRQGSARPQGQNNRPNQGGGQNRGGRPTQGGGQGGSRPSQGGGQGGTNRPQSSANRSGGDASRSGSAQDRPRRDGGGGNNRGGGQKRFEDGNKGGFRGGNNRGGNNRGRGGRGGQQQERREKIDNTPKKIIVRGEMTVGETAKLLHKDASEVIKKLISLGVMATINQELDMDTILLLAGDFGVEVEVKIPVEDDRFETVEENDDPADLEVRPPVVTIMGHVDHGKTTLLDTIRSTSVTAGEAGGITQHIGAYQVEINHKKITFLDTPGHEAFTAMRARGAQVTDMTIIVVAADDGVMPQTVEAINHAKAAGLPIIVAVNKIDKPGANPDKVKQELTEYELVPEEWGGDTIFVNVSAKQKLGIEELLEMILLVAEVNEYKANPNKRARGTVIEAELDKGRGPVARVLVQHGTLKIGDAFVAGNCFGRVRAMVNDKGRRLKEAGPSTPVEITGLTEVPGAGDPFMVFEDERKARSIADKRSITHRQSELSSNTRVTLDDLFNAIKEGEIKDLNVIIKGDVQGSVEALKSSLAKIEVEGVRVKIIHSGAGAITESDIILAAASNAIVIGFNVRPEAQAKATAEQEKVDIRLHRVIYNVIEEIEQAMKGMLDPVFKESVIGHAEVRNTFKISKVGTIAGCMVTSGKISRSAEARLIRDGIVIFEGKIDSLKRYKDDAKEVAQGYECGITLDGYNDLKEGDTIEAFIMEEVKH
- a CDS encoding L7Ae/L30e/S12e/Gadd45 family ribosomal protein; translated protein: MSNKALSQLGLAMRAGKVISGDEIVTKSIRSSEAKLVIVAGDASLNTRKKFRDKCGTYQVPLLIGFDRESLGASVGKPERVVLALTDQGFANLLRKTVSMTSEVEYIE